The following proteins are co-located in the Purpureocillium takamizusanense chromosome 10, complete sequence genome:
- a CDS encoding uncharacterized protein (COG:S~EggNog:ENOG503P3E7) translates to MAGAPSDQATAAAASSSMSPPPPPPPSSTLRPLRHVYTAHDPHANTAVFTKIRRGDPTPRDGGRLAVDDVYAASTLSGAPGRVLAPGGGGHPHFHHHDDDDGYDDGNDGDDARESRQRSTTCGVLSAGVASPGGGTVCRVVDIAPGHECMTHRGSSSSSSSSSSLPSSASLLPCNGDGGRAAGPSNGVVGVRSSGGVGGGGSDTAAMNIDYAIVVDGEITLRLDSGAETVLGRGDVAVQRAGRHTWRNDGGATKDAWARMVLVLQDCRAPAPSFSSSLASGGGGGTMGVDWDAGMRFR, encoded by the coding sequence atggccggcgcACCAAGCGATcaggccaccgccgccgccgcttcttcttccatgtcacctccccctccaccacccccctCATCCACCCTCCGCCCCCTGCGACACGTCTACACCGCGCACGACCCGCACGCCAACAccgccgtcttcaccaagatccgccgcggcgaccccacgccccgcgacggcggccgcctcgccgtcgacgacgtctaCGCCGCGTCTACCCTCTCCGGCGCAcccggccgcgtcctcgctcccggcggcggcgggcacccGCACTTTCACCAtcacgacgatgacgacggctaCGACGACGGGAACGACGGGGACGATGCGCGGGAAAGTCGTCAGCGGTCCACCACCTGCGGCGTGCTCTCCGCCGGCGTGGCTAGTCCCGGCGGGGGCACCGTCTGCCGCGTCGTGGACATTGCGCCGGGCCACGAGTGCATGACGCACCGCGGCagctcgtcttcatcgtcatcatcatcatcattacCATCATCAGCGTCATTATTACCGTGTAACGGTGACGGGGGCCGTGCTGCGGGCCCCTCcaacggcgtcgtcggcgtccggAGTAGCGGTggtgtcggtggtggtggaagcgacacggcggccatgaacATCGACtacgccatcgtcgtcgacggcgaaaTCACCCTCCGGCTCGACTCGGGCGCCGAGACGGTCCTGGGCAGgggcgacgtggccgtcCAGCGCGCGGGGAGGCACACGTGGCGCAACGACGGGGGCGCGACAAAGGACGCCTGGGCGCGCATGGTGCTCGTGCTGCAGGACtgccgggcgccggcgccatcgttTTCTTCGTCGTTGGcgagcggtggcggcggcggcacgatgGGGGTGGACTGGGACGCGGGCATGCGGTTTCGGTAG
- a CDS encoding uncharacterized protein (EggNog:ENOG503Q161) produces the protein MLYRHGNDPAETQRDNSSDMSLSEKMALWSRNEGSVTQGPECADASVMADEDLPDSEAGEDRLSDGSEQIGVDGANAAELSAYMNLILDSHAYKWLLSSLRNETLLTATTGGGQSGDESIKAKILDKLPRCEISRHKAPMVYNVVFELTWNLSSFLHLLRDRSGSSLADDCCIIGSSGSFQAMHSLPYFKQTWANGAERLHRLLSRTLASQVQHENIFLELLPDNSSVASWMGGSRLYLNARGPAYSVAEYGEQFSCLSAAWLCRALQQETHHWNGYCKPTIVATDLKGDTHLNNDKTPPTQRALFKIGFQFGREDHDVTRTGVGTWRGLFRNPVIIKGFPIPRRPESCPGLEVSFNMMKELVGAGRLQKARGRVCIKGSRGVLALSRLLQDIIVWTVALDLSEDPLFTANNAVLSAEQLDILDLASLETAPCRHIILDHLDYEVPKNVTEHPLFGRNPSKYTAENYCDEDFATAVPKHGKVNLPLYCGTYEGGLNMETESTRSKLTQSSITKRLFVLPDDRHASEATVGGDKAVSPGESPNVTTVSLDSLDSDMLSVSDSSERLDPFGLGPAACEILTGVLHSLLEEWQAWVKNCPQTSRGTRTTVSSQPTESSSSMTSPSQSRKRDRSSDEQDEDYPQRGSPGLATKRAKSDDTTRKLFACPFWKKGPSAHQVCFSMKLARIRDVKQHLARKHTPNHYCERCFQVFEQKPSHTAHVMSAESCHPRPLETLDGVTNEQRKELSKKSKRSQTPAEQWYAVWDILFGDAPRPESPYMDFEQSQDFDSFRRFCSPRVGAVLAEQLTDQVLTAMLETPVSERLPTILQLIESGFRVAWESFVASSAASTEQDATHATGGRSIANASPWVPRAPTRPLLSTSSSEELQLPTAPGLPERPMPGVSALASAPTSGPRHVAQQSTETRQETTVEAANEAADDAQYVSYFDWDGLGAYAFPYAFADDSLEPNMSVSRFFDAEPFDLVPNLDPGVA, from the exons ATGCTATACCGGCATGGAAACGATCCGGCGGAGACCCAAAGAGACAATTCTAGTGACATGTCGCTATCGGAGAAGATGGCCTTGTGGTCCAGAAACGAGGGCTCAGTGACACAGGGCCCCGAATGTGCAGACGCTTCCGTCATGGCAGACGAGGACTTGCCCGACTCTGAAGCAGGAGAGGATCGGCTTTCCGATGGTTCTGAACAAATTGGTGTCGACGGTGCTAACGCTGCGGAGCTGTCTGCATACATGAACCTCATCCTCGACAGTCACGCTTACAAGTGGCTGCTGTCCAGTTTGAGGAACGAGACGCTGTTGACAGCCACCACCGGGGGAGGACAGTCTGGCGACGAGAGCATCAAAGCCAAGATACTAGACAAGCTCCCCCGGTGCGAGATCAGCAGGCACAAAGCCCCCATGGTCTACAATGTCGTATTTGAGCTCACGTGGAATCTAAGCAGCTTCTTACACCTTCTCAGAGACAGAAGTGGTTCCTCTCTGGCCGACGACTGTTGCATAATCGGAAGCTCAGGTTCTTTCCAGGCAATGCACTCTTTACCATATTTCAAGCAGACGTGGGCGAATGGCGCGGAGCGCCTCCATCGATTGTTAAGCCGAACGTTGGCTTCGCAAGTCCAGCACGAAAATATCTTTCTGG AACTCCTCCCAGACAATAGTTCCGTGGCTTCATGGATGGGTGGCTCGCGGTTGTACCTCAATGCGCGGGGCCCTGCCTATTCAGTCGCAGAATACGGCGAGCAGTTCTCTTGCCTCAGCGCCGCATGGCTATGCCGGGCTCTGCAGCAGGAGACGCATCACTGGAACGGGTACTGCAAACCGACCATCGTCGCCACGGACCTCAAAGGCGACACTCACCTTAACAATGACAAGACGCCGCCAACGCAACGTGCTCTATTTAAAATCGGCTTTCAATTTGGTCGTGAAGACCATGACGTGACCCGTACGGGTGTAGGAACCTGGCGAGGCCTTTTCCGAAACcccgtcatcatcaaggGCTTTCCAATACCTCGCCGTCCAGAGTCTTGCCCCGGACTCGAAGTTTCATTCAACATGATGAAAGAGCTAGTCGGGGCAGGGAGGCTTCAGAAAGCCCGCGGGAGGGTCTGTATCAAAGGATCTCGCGGCGTGCTGGCCTTGTCCCGACTACTCCAAGACATCATTGTGTGGACCGTGGCTCTTGACTTGAGCGAGGATCCCCTATTTACAGCCAACAATGCTGTTTTGTCAGCGGAGCAACTGGATATCCTTGATCTTGCTTCGTTGGAGACAGCCCCGTGCAGGCACATTATTCTTGATCACCTGG ACTACGAAGTGCCCAAAAATGTGACCGAGCATCCCCTTTTCGGAAGGAACCCAAGCAAATACACCGCGGAGAATTACTGTGACGAAGATTTTGCGACGGCGGTACCAAAACATGGCAAAGTCAACTTGCCTTTGTATTGTGGCACCTATGAGGGCGGACTAAACATGGAGACAGAGAGCACGAGATCCAAACTAACCCAAAGCTCGATTACCAAAAGGTTATTTGTCCTACCCGATGATCGACATGCTTCCGAAGCAACTGTTGggggcgacaaggccgtATCTCCGGGAGAATCCCCAAATGTCACCACAGTATCTTTGGACTCGCTAGACTCGGATATGCTGTCCGTATCGGACTCGTCTGAGCGGCTCGATCCCTTCGGGCTGGGTCCGGCCGCCTGCGAGATTCTCACTGGGGTACTTCACTCTCTTCTGGAGGAATGGCAGGCCTGGGTGAAGAACTGTCCGCAGACCAGCCGCGGAACGCGCACAACGGTATCGTCACAGCCGACAgaatcgtcctcgtcgatgacCAGTCCATCACAAAGTCGCAAAAGAGACAGATCCTCGGACGAACAAGACGAGGACTATCCGCAGCGGGGCTCACCCGGCCTGGCCACCAAGAGAGCCAAATCCGATGATACGACACGTAAGTTGTTCGCCTGTCCGTTCTGGAAGAAGGGCCCCTCGGCACACCAAGTCTGCTTTTCTATGAAGCTAGCGAGGATCCGGGACGTGAAACAGCACCTGGCGAGAAAACACACCCCGAATCACTACTGCGAGAGGTGCTTTCAGGTCTTTGAGCAGAAGCCGAGCCACACTGCGCACGTTATGTCGGCGGAGTCGTGCCATCCCCGTCCGCTGGAGACGCTGGACGGCGTCACCAACGAACAGCGTAAGGAGCTCAGTAAGAAGTCGAAGCGATCCCAGACGCCCGCGGAGCAGTGGTATGCCGTTTGGGACATCCTTTTCGGCgatgcgcctcggccagagTCGCCGTACATGGACTTTGAGCAATCACAGGACTTTGACAGCTTCAGGCGGTTCTGCTCGCCTCGCGTAGGCGCTGTGCTCGCCGAACAGCTCACTGACCAAGTCCTCACAGCGATGCTGGAGACGCCCGTGTCTGAGCGGCTGCCGACGATCCTGCAGCTGATTGAGAGCGGCTTTCGGGTGGCTTGGGAGAGTTTCGtggccagctccgcggcgAGCACAGAACAAGACGCGACGCACGCGACAGGCGGACGTTCCATAGCCAACGCATCTCCTTGGGTCCCCCGGGCTCCAACTCGGCCTCTGTTGTCGACCTCCTCTTCGGAAGAGCTGCAGCTCCCAACCGCACCTGGGCTCCCCGAACGACCTATGCCAGGGGTTTCGGCATTGGCATCGGCACCCACATCAGGTCCACGGCACGTTGCGCAACAAAGTACCGAGACGCGGCAAGAAACAACGGTTGAGGCTGCAaatgaggccgccgacgatgcacAGTATGTGAGCTATTTCGATTGGGATGGTCTTGGGGCGTACGCCTTTCCCTACGCCTTTGCCGACGACTCGTTGGAGCCCAACATGTCGGTTAGCAGGTTCTTCGACGCGGAGCCTTTTGACTTGGTGCCAAACTTGGACCCTGGAGTGGCCTGA
- a CDS encoding uncharacterized protein (EggNog:ENOG503Q161), translated as MESPADGTPPKRPRLASRNSTEKRSGLRDEGGDSSSSDPPPPPKPDAATTARPVIFDFFKKPPGSRLTLADWETIRPKFTELYVAEGKPIGVIVRMLAKDFGFHATHGQYAYRVKRWGLDNIRKGKSATTSKYPRTRSAVRSSKTNKDPLVVQFGEVLGSRLRAMPAFASISGKLPARAPIEPSKSTVQNFMYGAPEYKENRRTELEKVTAWRMIDKGLEMQPKLGTPALHLDDDHWLDSLGPDPTPDDSPAEAIKAHGEYLRHSGALFTDSGYASGPMARLFGAKDSDQNPTSANPIGVATSVEDDTRTWYTGPSADDNVTTQHYIQELASSIYSNLRLKEHGGQWEDVGYCATKLLKAFAIKLGHSSNDPMHLKAMRFIHRHCSEVADHIEMLYRHGNDPAETQRDNSSDMSLSEKMALWSRNEGSVTQGPECADASVMADEDLPDSEAGEDRLSDGSEQIGVDGANAAELSAYMNLILDSHAYKWLLSSLRNETLLTATTGGGQSGDESIKAKILDKLPRCEISRHKAPMVYNVVFELTWNLSSFLHLLRDRSGSSLADDCCIIGSSGSFQAMHSLPYFKQTWANGAERLHRLLSRTLASQVQHENIFLELLPDNSSVASWMGGSRLYLNARGPAYSVAEYGEQFSCLSAAWLCRALQQETHHWNGYCKPTIVATDLKGDTHLNNDKTPPTQRALFKIGFQFGREDHDVTRTGVGTWRGLFRNPVIIKGFPIPRRPESCPGLEVSFNMMKELVGAGRLQKARGRVCIKGSRGVLALSRLLQDIIVWTVALDLSEDPLFTANNAVLSAEQLDILDLASLETAPCRHIILDHLDYEVPKNVTEHPLFGRNPSKYTAENYCDEDFATAVPKHGKVNLPLYCGTYEGGLNMETESTRSKLTQSSITKRLFVLPDDRHASEATVGGDKAVSPGESPNVTTVSLDSLDSDMLSVSDSSERLDPFGLGPAACEILTGVLHSLLEEWQAWVKNCPQTSRGTRTTVSSQPTESSSSMTSPSQSRKRDRSSDEQDEDYPQRGSPGLATKRAKSDDTTRKLFACPFWKKGPSAHQVCFSMKLARIRDVKQHLARKHTPNHYCERCFQVFEQKPSHTAHVMSAESCHPRPLETLDGVTNEQRKELSKKSKRSQTPAEQWYAVWDILFGDAPRPESPYMDFEQSQDFDSFRRFCSPRVGAVLAEQLTDQVLTAMLETPVSERLPTILQLIESGFRVAWESFVASSAASTEQDATHATGGRSIANASPWVPRAPTRPLLSTSSSEELQLPTAPGLPERPMPGVSALASAPTSGPRHVAQQSTETRQETTVEAANEAADDAQYVSYFDWDGLGAYAFPYAFADDSLEPNMSVSRFFDAEPFDLVPNLDPGVA; from the exons ATGGAGTCTCCTGCAGATGGCACGCCACCCAAGCGGCCTCGACTCGCCTCAAGAAATAGCACCGAGAAGAGATCCGGAttgcgcgacgagggagGCGACTCATCCAGCAgcgacccgccgccgccaccaaaaCCCGATGCTGCAACCACTGCACGCCCCGTGATATTCGACTTCTTCAAGAAACCGCCTGGCAGTCGCTTAACGCTGGCAGATTGGGAGACGATAAGGCCAAAGTTTACCGAGCTATATGTCGCCGAGGGGAAGCCGATCGGCGTCATTGTCCGCATGCTTGCCAAGGATTTCGGCTTTCATGCTAC TCACGGACA ATATGCCTACCGAGTCAAACGATGGGGCCTCGACAACATCCGCAAAGGAAAGAGCGCCACTACGTCCAAATACCCGCGCACACGGTCAGCAGTCCGGAGTTCCAAAACTAACAAGGACCCTTTGGTGGTGCAGTTCGGTGAAGTGCTGGGTTCGAGGCTGCGGGCCATGCCCGCCTTCGCGAGCATCTCGGGCAAACTACCTGCGCGGGCTCCGATAGAGCCCTCCAAGTCCACCGTGCAGAACTTTATGTACGGGGCTCCAGAGTACAAGGAGAACAGGAGGACGGAGTTGGAGAAAGTAACGGCCTGGAGGATGATCGACAAGGGTCTGGAGATGCAGCCAAAGCTCGGGACCCCTGCCCTACATCTTGACGACGATCACTGGTTGGACTCTTTGGGCCCCGACCCAACGCCCGACGATAGTCCTGCAGAGGCTATAAAGGCCCATGGAGAGTATCTAAGGCACAGCGGAGCATTGTTCACGGACTCGGGCTATGCATCCGGTCCTATGGCCAGGCTCTTCGGAGCAAAAGATTCTGACCAAAATCCAACTTCAGCAAACCCTATCGGCGTTGCGACGAGCGTTGAAGACGACACTCGGACCTGGTATACAGGACCGTCAGCAGACGACAACGTCACCACCCAGCACTACATCCAAGAGCTTGCTAGTAGCATATACAGCAACCTTCGGCTCAAGGAGCACGGTGGGCAGTGGGAGGACGTGGGCTACTGCGCAACGAAATTGCTCAAGGCCTTTGCCATCAAGCTGGGTCACTCGTCAAACGATCCGATGCATCTCAAAGCCATGCGCTTCATCCACAGACATTGTAG CGAAGTTGCCGATCACATTGAAATGCTATACCGGCATGGAAACGATCCGGCGGAGACCCAAAGAGACAATTCTAGTGACATGTCGCTATCGGAGAAGATGGCCTTGTGGTCCAGAAACGAGGGCTCAGTGACACAGGGCCCCGAATGTGCAGACGCTTCCGTCATGGCAGACGAGGACTTGCCCGACTCTGAAGCAGGAGAGGATCGGCTTTCCGATGGTTCTGAACAAATTGGTGTCGACGGTGCTAACGCTGCGGAGCTGTCTGCATACATGAACCTCATCCTCGACAGTCACGCTTACAAGTGGCTGCTGTCCAGTTTGAGGAACGAGACGCTGTTGACAGCCACCACCGGGGGAGGACAGTCTGGCGACGAGAGCATCAAAGCCAAGATACTAGACAAGCTCCCCCGGTGCGAGATCAGCAGGCACAAAGCCCCCATGGTCTACAATGTCGTATTTGAGCTCACGTGGAATCTAAGCAGCTTCTTACACCTTCTCAGAGACAGAAGTGGTTCCTCTCTGGCCGACGACTGTTGCATAATCGGAAGCTCAGGTTCTTTCCAGGCAATGCACTCTTTACCATATTTCAAGCAGACGTGGGCGAATGGCGCGGAGCGCCTCCATCGATTGTTAAGCCGAACGTTGGCTTCGCAAGTCCAGCACGAAAATATCTTTCTGG AACTCCTCCCAGACAATAGTTCCGTGGCTTCATGGATGGGTGGCTCGCGGTTGTACCTCAATGCGCGGGGCCCTGCCTATTCAGTCGCAGAATACGGCGAGCAGTTCTCTTGCCTCAGCGCCGCATGGCTATGCCGGGCTCTGCAGCAGGAGACGCATCACTGGAACGGGTACTGCAAACCGACCATCGTCGCCACGGACCTCAAAGGCGACACTCACCTTAACAATGACAAGACGCCGCCAACGCAACGTGCTCTATTTAAAATCGGCTTTCAATTTGGTCGTGAAGACCATGACGTGACCCGTACGGGTGTAGGAACCTGGCGAGGCCTTTTCCGAAACcccgtcatcatcaaggGCTTTCCAATACCTCGCCGTCCAGAGTCTTGCCCCGGACTCGAAGTTTCATTCAACATGATGAAAGAGCTAGTCGGGGCAGGGAGGCTTCAGAAAGCCCGCGGGAGGGTCTGTATCAAAGGATCTCGCGGCGTGCTGGCCTTGTCCCGACTACTCCAAGACATCATTGTGTGGACCGTGGCTCTTGACTTGAGCGAGGATCCCCTATTTACAGCCAACAATGCTGTTTTGTCAGCGGAGCAACTGGATATCCTTGATCTTGCTTCGTTGGAGACAGCCCCGTGCAGGCACATTATTCTTGATCACCTGG ACTACGAAGTGCCCAAAAATGTGACCGAGCATCCCCTTTTCGGAAGGAACCCAAGCAAATACACCGCGGAGAATTACTGTGACGAAGATTTTGCGACGGCGGTACCAAAACATGGCAAAGTCAACTTGCCTTTGTATTGTGGCACCTATGAGGGCGGACTAAACATGGAGACAGAGAGCACGAGATCCAAACTAACCCAAAGCTCGATTACCAAAAGGTTATTTGTCCTACCCGATGATCGACATGCTTCCGAAGCAACTGTTGggggcgacaaggccgtATCTCCGGGAGAATCCCCAAATGTCACCACAGTATCTTTGGACTCGCTAGACTCGGATATGCTGTCCGTATCGGACTCGTCTGAGCGGCTCGATCCCTTCGGGCTGGGTCCGGCCGCCTGCGAGATTCTCACTGGGGTACTTCACTCTCTTCTGGAGGAATGGCAGGCCTGGGTGAAGAACTGTCCGCAGACCAGCCGCGGAACGCGCACAACGGTATCGTCACAGCCGACAgaatcgtcctcgtcgatgacCAGTCCATCACAAAGTCGCAAAAGAGACAGATCCTCGGACGAACAAGACGAGGACTATCCGCAGCGGGGCTCACCCGGCCTGGCCACCAAGAGAGCCAAATCCGATGATACGACACGTAAGTTGTTCGCCTGTCCGTTCTGGAAGAAGGGCCCCTCGGCACACCAAGTCTGCTTTTCTATGAAGCTAGCGAGGATCCGGGACGTGAAACAGCACCTGGCGAGAAAACACACCCCGAATCACTACTGCGAGAGGTGCTTTCAGGTCTTTGAGCAGAAGCCGAGCCACACTGCGCACGTTATGTCGGCGGAGTCGTGCCATCCCCGTCCGCTGGAGACGCTGGACGGCGTCACCAACGAACAGCGTAAGGAGCTCAGTAAGAAGTCGAAGCGATCCCAGACGCCCGCGGAGCAGTGGTATGCCGTTTGGGACATCCTTTTCGGCgatgcgcctcggccagagTCGCCGTACATGGACTTTGAGCAATCACAGGACTTTGACAGCTTCAGGCGGTTCTGCTCGCCTCGCGTAGGCGCTGTGCTCGCCGAACAGCTCACTGACCAAGTCCTCACAGCGATGCTGGAGACGCCCGTGTCTGAGCGGCTGCCGACGATCCTGCAGCTGATTGAGAGCGGCTTTCGGGTGGCTTGGGAGAGTTTCGtggccagctccgcggcgAGCACAGAACAAGACGCGACGCACGCGACAGGCGGACGTTCCATAGCCAACGCATCTCCTTGGGTCCCCCGGGCTCCAACTCGGCCTCTGTTGTCGACCTCCTCTTCGGAAGAGCTGCAGCTCCCAACCGCACCTGGGCTCCCCGAACGACCTATGCCAGGGGTTTCGGCATTGGCATCGGCACCCACATCAGGTCCACGGCACGTTGCGCAACAAAGTACCGAGACGCGGCAAGAAACAACGGTTGAGGCTGCAaatgaggccgccgacgatgcacAGTATGTGAGCTATTTCGATTGGGATGGTCTTGGGGCGTACGCCTTTCCCTACGCCTTTGCCGACGACTCGTTGGAGCCCAACATGTCGGTTAGCAGGTTCTTCGACGCGGAGCCTTTTGACTTGGTGCCAAACTTGGACCCTGGAGTGGCCTGA
- the DRE2 gene encoding electron carrier (EggNog:ENOG503NZ8G~BUSCO:EOG09265040~COG:S) → MAPVIIDTSDDLDLRPAAAMTKSAARTLLLAPPSVAAHEERLRDALAGLDRARTDIQMLDRLAARLVALPSAAYDQVLVLADPESVPLQQLGRDVYALLVPAMRSGGALRFQSGRPGARDAKEAILAGLVERDGGAAFDKVDEEETVVPLRLGKKKTNGAAQPPQKNGLTVDENAVKFDLGSLNDLDDDDEIIDENGLLTEEDLKRRPVQPENCNPQKRRRPCKDCTCGLAAKFEAEDKQRRADADAGLGALKLDANDLNELDFTVKGKTGSCNNCSLGDAFRCSTCPYVGLPAFKPGEEVRLLNDVAQL, encoded by the exons ATGGcacccgtcatcatcgacacctcggacgacctcgacctgcgccccgccgccgccatgacgaaatccgccgcccgcaccctGTTGCTGGCCCCGCCATCCgttgccgcccacgaggaacgcctgcgcgacgccctcgccggcctcgaccgcGCCCGCACCGATATCCAGATGCTCGaccgcctggccgcccgcctcgtcgccctccccTCTGCCGCCTACGACCAGGTTTtggtcctcgccgacccAGAGTCCGTgcccctgcagcagctcggccgcgatGTCTACGCCCTGCTCGTGCCCGCCATGCGCTCCGGTGGCGCGCTGCGCTTCCAGAGCGGCCGTCccggcgcccgtgacgcAAAGGAAGCCATCCTCGCTGGCCTGGTTGagcgcgatggcggcgctgcctttgacaaggtggacgaggaggagacggtcGTGCCCCTGCGGctgggcaagaagaagacgaatGGCGCTGCGCAGCCGCCCCAGAAGAACGGTCTGACCGTCGACGAAAACGCCGTCAAGTTTGACTTGGGCTCTCTcaacgacctcgacgacgacgatgaaaTCATCGACGAAAACGGCTTGCTCACAGAGGAAGACCTCAAGCGCCGCCCCGTCCAGC CTGAGAACTGCAACCCCcagaagcgccgccgcccctgcaAGGACTGCACGtgcggcctcgccgccaagttcgaggccgaggacaagcagcgccgcgccgacgccgacgccgggctcggcgccctcaaGCTCGACGCAAACGACCTCAACGAGCTTGACTTCAccgtcaagggcaagacGGGCTCCTGCAACAACTGCTCtctcggcgacgccttccgctgcagcacctgccCCTACgtcggcctgcccgccttcaagcccggcgaggaggtccGCCTGCTCAACGACGTGGCCCAGCTGTAA
- a CDS encoding uncharacterized protein (COG:S~EggNog:ENOG503P8B8): protein MTSTVTTEALLHRDRYDMLVRDGGGGKARVTNEMPTIGDEMNGGEDGDEARRRRPVAEVVQETVSGHTAMRRVFETSELLELILVRVDMQTLLVSAQRASRTWHALIETSPALQRRLFFLPEQRRRRRRRQQRERDTSSADTDTDAATELEPNQRWEREQERVDNPLLKAHFAPFFADPIDPLQLVPAAGDVTLEEALWELDEEIAVPSARAVFRELPLHRLHGEGGGDSAYRRVGASWKRMLTSQPPVTRVGFLRRLGTRNEPEMQIFEPPLPGRRDTGGGCSSSCSSCSSSSAESARGVDASSPPPSSAAATASSPSLSASSSSACGTQGHNKHRCEHHQHKHDLRMGHLYHEVLTRIRWASTAHFQVLAHAQALPRDEFVRRATMPRPWNAVWGDNEEVSGLATAATAATAANDGSGTSTGRAVAGRAALREMHDAGAEVVVVSYRGTSSCCYLGALDLGIQFWGECVAGSR, encoded by the coding sequence ATGACATCTacggtgacgacggaggCGCTGCTACACAGAGACAGATACGACATGCTGGTGCgcgacgggggaggaggaaaggCCCGGGTCACGAATGAGATGCCGACGATAGGGGACGAAATgaatggcggcgaagacggcgacgaagcacgacggcgacggcccgtgGCGGAGGTGGTGCAGGAGACGGTGTCCGGCCATacggcgatgcggcgcgtCTTCGAGACGAGCGAGCTCCTGGAGCTGATCCTCGTGCGCGTCGACATGcagacgctgctcgtctcTGCACAGCGCGCGAGCCGCACCTGGCACGCCCTGATAGAAACCTCGCCGGCCCTCCAGCGACGGCTGTTCTTTCTGCCcgaacagcggcggcggcggcggcggcggcagcaacgggAGCGAGATACATCGAGCGCGGACACAGATAcagacgccgccacggaACTCGAGCCGAACCAACGCTGGGAGCGCGAgcaggagcgcgtcgacaaCCCGCTGCTCAAAGCGCACTTCGCGCCTTTCTTCGCGGACCCCATTGAcccgctgcagctcgtccccgcggcgggcgacgtgacgctcgaggaggcgctgtgggagctcgacgaggagattGCGGTGCCGAGCGCGCGGGCTGTCTTTCGtgagctgccgctgcaccgTCTGCACggcgaaggaggaggcgacaGCGCGTACCGGCGCGTGGGCGCGTCGTGGAAGAGAATGCTAACGTCGCAGCCGCCCGTCACGCGCGTTGGCTTCTTGCGCCGCCTGGGCACGCGAAACGAGCCGGAGATGCAGATTttcgagccgccgctgccgggccggCGAGACACGGGCGGAGGATGCTCCTCATCATGCTCGTCTTGCTCCTCGTCATCTGCAGAGTCGGCCAGAGGGGTcgacgcctcctcgccgccgccgtcgtcagcagcagcaacggcatcgtcgccgtcgctatcagcgtcatcatcatccgccTGCGGCACCCAAGGGCACAACAAACACCGGTGCGAACACCACCAGCACAAGCACGACCTGCGGATGGGCCACCTCTACCACGAAGTGCTCACGCGCATACGCTGGGCCAGCACCGCCCATTTCCAGGTGCTGGCGCATGCGCAGGCCCTGCCGCGGGACGAGTTTgtgcggcgggcgacgatgccgcggccgtggaACGCCGTCTGGGGCGACAACGAAGAAGTGTCTGGactcgccacggcggcaacggcagcgacagcagcaaaCGACGGCTCCGGCACCAGCACTGGCAGAGCTGTCGCCGGTCGGGCGGCACTGCGCGAGATgcacgacgcgggcgcaGAGGTCGTCGTTGTGTCGTACCGCGGCACGTCGTCCTGCTGCTACCTGGGTGCGTTGGACTTGGGCATTCAGTTCTGGGGCGAGTGCGtggcgggcagcaggtgA
- the RPC10 gene encoding DNA-directed RNA polymerase core subunit rpc10 (EggNog:ENOG503P710~COG:K): MSPHRHHFLRSPNTTARSSSHRRLFFSRSRTSPHLPRPRNHSARSPSRSSKQQQRTTQARATRSISKTMPREEYQVPTGAGAGAASGARGATHDTHASAAGGAGSRSAMTYLCGDCGGSVTLSKDALVACPHCAGRVLYKERTKRMVQFEAR, from the exons ATGTCCCCCCACCGCCATCACTTTTTGCGCTCTCCAAACACCACCGCACGGTCGTcatcgcatcgtcgcctcTTTTTTTCCCGTTCTCGCACTTCTCCCCACCTCCCGCGGCCGCGCAATCACTCTGCACGTTCTCCATCCAGGTCAAGCAAACAGCAGCAACGAACCACCCAGGCTCGGGCTACGCGCAGCATCAGCAAAACCATGCCCCGCGAAGAGTACCAGGTCcccacgggcgccggcgcaggagctgcctcgggcgcccgcggcgccacgcACGACACGcacgcctccgccgcgggcggcgctggctcCCGCTCGGCCATGACGTATCTGTgcggcgactgcggcggcagcgtgaCGCTCAGCAAGGACGCGCTGGTGGCGTGCCCGCACTGCGCGGGCCGCGTGCTGTACAAGGAGCGCACGAAGCG AATGGTGCAGTTTGAGGCGCGATAG